The DNA segment AATTACTGAAAACGTTGTGTTCTTTAATATCTCAACGATACTAGAGTTATTTGAACCAAAGTTTCATTTGTTTTTCGtcgattttttataaatatattatattgtgGGTGTACCAATTTAGGGGTGAAATCGAGCTGAGTTGAGCCTAGACATTGGCAAGCTTGAGCTTGAATTCTACTTGAAATTTGGAGCTCTATCCTTAGTTCAATCTCAGTCGAATATCTATTTTTAAGTTAGAACCCGACTCGAGTATATAATCAAAGTGCTTGAGATCGATCTCAATTAAGcttgtttattaatttttgtacTCAAGCTCAATTAAGCTCGTACATATCCAAGCTCAAGCCTGAGCTTGGCTCAATAACTAAGCTtaagattaataatatatattaagggcAAAAActgaatttaataatataaaatattcaaaatatatattaaaaatgaaaatctcAATAAGACTCATAAGACAAGTATTACTAAGCTTGAAATCGGCTCGATCAATAACTCTAGTTATTCAAGCTCAAGCCCGAGTTAATAATTACTGAATTAAATTTGAGTATTCTCCGAGCAGAACCCAAATAATTTGTGACCACCAATGTCTCATTTACATCCACCGCATACCATAATCTAGTGTTATTAATTGAActtcaattttcaaattatacaagccaaaggactaaatttcaaaagtcTAAAAAGTACAAATACTAGAGCATATTTAAACCTTTTCCCTTTTTGGCCCTTATAAAACAATTTTCATTCGTTTCATCAGTTTTCCTCTGCAAAATTTGACAGTTTGTAAAGCATTTGAAGATGCAAAGATTTTCACATAAAGAACAAAACGGTGTCGCTTTAAGCTCAGATATAGACTTTAATGACGTCTTCGGCGGTCCGCCGAGGAGGAGATCGTCGATGCACGAGACACGACGTCGTTTTAGTGAAAACAGGgattcatcatcttcatcatcatcttcattcgGTTCAAGTGATGAAATATCTTTTTCTGCATCGTCGAAGAATCCATGGTTGTCCGGTTCAAGTGAAAAACCAGTGTTCGGCGGTGAAGAAGGGATGAACCAGCGGAGGCACTCGAATGCTGATTTCTTTAATGATATTTTTGGTGGGAATAATGATCGGTGTTTGAGTCCTTCGCCGAGGAAATATGAAATGAAGGATCCTTTTGCACCACCATCCATGGCGGAGCCTTTTGCTACTTCATTGCCTAGTCGGTTCAGGTTCGGTtctcacctttttctttttcggCTTTCATTTTGTTATATTGCTTAGCGCCTGGCGTGAAGCTAGCAGGGGcgaacacaaaaaaaaatttagtgaattctaaaattttaacagctcaaatataatttttttatttttagaggaCCAAGGTACAATTTCACCATATATTAACTTACATTTTCATCATTCataaagagactaaattacaTGACTTTCATTTGGGGGCCAAGTTCTTTACCTGCCCCTAAATTCACCCTTAGAAGCTAGGAAATTTTTGTTGaggattgaaattaaattaattttttttaggagagttgaaatgtaattttttttattacaagcttaaaattttatgatttttagaaaaattaaatcataattttatcattttaaaagggttaaaatgtaattttattatgtattaatttttaaatttttaaatttttaaattttagtgaagttaaaatataaattatttattttagggTCAGGTCCTGCTTGTCCCTTCTAATGTTGCCCATGCTTAGGgtggagaaaaaaaaatcaaaaaatctaAAACCGACTCCAACCTTAGTGTTTAGATGATTTTtagaatagaaattaaaaaattatgattatcCATAGCTGAACCTTTTGCTACTTCATTGCTTACTACCATAGGCCAAagctaaaaatatttaaatttaattttttatattttagaggGCCTAAAATAGGAATTGTACCATTTGACCAAGGACAAAATCGAGGGgactaaattcctagaaataTAAGCATTTGAACTAAATTCCAAAATTTGAAAGCGTACAGGGATTTATGAcacattttaaccttattttttaaacaaatttataaggattaaattataaatttgaccATATTAGAGTgaccaaaatcaaaattaaccTTTTACTACTTTTCAACAAAATTTGACATGAAGCTCGTGCTCTATTTACTCCCATGGCTTACTTTTTTTGCTGCCATTTTGATTTTCCCCAGCCTTTTGAACAAAGGAATTGACCTCCCAGCATCTGGCTCTCCACAGAACAAGGTTAAAGCTTCAAATAGCTTAAGCTATTACGCCACCAAGCACGATCATGAAACAAAAAGCAATTCAGTCGAAGATTCAAATGGTTCTAAGATCTCCAACAATGGCGACAAATTGCAGAGATGCTCAAGTTTAAAGGGATGGGTGACATGCAATAGCAGATTGGATAATGAGTTCGTCTCCGGTGATAGAACATCGGCGAATGCTAAATCTTTTAGAATTGATTCGAGAAATGGAGACGGAGAAAGAGTTCGATCTATTAAGGAAGAGGATCGATCCCTTTCTCGGCCTCAGCTTAAAACTCTCGAATTGCTTTTACATGAAGACCAACAAGGAACGGATGAACTTAATTCTTTTCAGAATTTTGGATTCGGATCATTTAAGTTTTTTAAGTTTGGATTTGACATTATGATTAACTTATTTAAATTATTtcgattttatttgttttaatggtAAACTATACCAAATcttactaaattattagtaagtttatgttttggtcactaaattttaaaaaattataaaataatcactaaactatttaaaagtttttatttaagtcattggaccATTAAAATCATTGTTGCGTAGGCTTCTCTATTCGCACTACCTATGCCAATCAAAAGTTCTTATTTCCCTTCTTtctacagttcaatttttttcgcgaaacaattttgaatgtcacaaatttacaaaccaaaatctaaatattttttctttgatCTCCGGCACTTGTCTTCAAATCGACTTGAATCTAAGATATATTCTTCTACTTGTTGATCGGTACTAACCTACCATACTGATCATCATATCATTACTTGGAACTTGTTAGTcggacttttaaaaaaattaacagtccagtgatttaaataaaaattttcaaacagttcagtgacttaaatgaaaactttcaaataatttaatagctattttgtaatttttttaaacaaagtaaccaaaacttattaataatttaatgacttttagtataatttacccttattttaatcattttggcTTAGGTGAttatagatttattttattttgggttcaGCTAGTTAAAATTATagactttttttttatagtttatgtcattttgttttgggttattctagatttaaataatttttattttgaattcaacGAATtcgaattatttaaatttttttatcgaattgaattgaaacaagttcgaatttaaattaattaaatagaatttttaagtttaaattgaaATCCCTAATTATACCCATATGATGCATTTTGGTGGTTATGTGCTCTTTCTTATACTGTTTTATTCTACATTGTGCAGGCAATGATGAGATGAATAGATATGATGGAACAAAAGACATTTCTAAGAAGAGTTCAAAGAAGTTATATGAAATTCTAGATGTTGAAAACATCAATATGGAAGCCAATATAACAGTAGTAAAAGGTAGTTTTGAGTCCATTTGGGAATGATATTAGAGTTTAGgtcattttgatttattaattcaagatattttatttttatcctagTCGAATATTTAAGTTCAATTTATTTAGATTTGGGTCATTATAGGTTTTAGTCGtctcaaatttattatttaggtTTCGTTCATTTTTGTATTGGGTTGGTTGATAACAATAGAACATGCTATTATGTTTTGGGGactacttaaaatttttaaaattttagagtcCTAATAtggatttttttcaaaattttgggttTAATTCGTTTAGATTTAAATCATTCTAGGTTCTGATTATTTCTAGTTCAGATTATTTTGAGTTCTGgttatttaatttaagtttttaatattttatgatcaAATTGAATAGAATcacatttgaattcaaatttgaGTTAGAATTGATTTTTCATACTGTTTTCGTACATAATGCAGATGAGATGACCAAGATATTGCATGAAATTCTAGATGATGAAAACATCAAGAAACCAAATACTACAAAAAGGGTCAGTTCCAACAATATAGAAGCCATTACAACAAGAGCAAAAGGTTCTCCTAGGAACTCATGGGATAATGGGAAAAGCAAAGTTAGAGGAAAGGTCAAAGAATTCATCGAAATTTTCAACCAAGATGCTTCACCAAAGCCAGAGAACGAACCAAATCATCttcaaatgaatgaaaatgaagtGAAAATTCATATGCCTACAACGGAAGAGAAGAAACCATCTTCCCAAGTTCCCATTGCAGATCATATGAGTAAAGGTGAAGCACAAATGAACAACAATGGTTCATTAATAGATCATGGTCAGTTTATCTGATTCTTCTACTACTTTATGCATGTTGGTTTTGGAAAGGTGAATTTGGTTGGCAGATCCCTCTATTATAGGGACCAAATCAAGTTAATCTTACAATTAAATGaaacaatttagttcttatactattaataaaaatgGGTAAACTACATTAGTAGTGACCCAACTATAAAAGTTACAAAACGATCACTCAAGtctttaattttgtcttttttggtcactcaactatcgTGAATTTTTTGATGTTTTCAACTTTAAATTAGCCAGCTAGTGACCAAAGAATACAAATTTAAATAGTTGGCtgaccattttgtaaca comes from the Gossypium hirsutum isolate 1008001.06 chromosome A06, Gossypium_hirsutum_v2.1, whole genome shotgun sequence genome and includes:
- the LOC107938895 gene encoding J domain-containing protein required for chloroplast accumulation response 1 isoform X1 yields the protein MQRFSHKEQNGVALSSDIDFNDVFGGPPRRRSSMHETRRRFSENRDSSSSSSSSFGSSDEISFSASSKNPWLSGSSEKPVFGGEEGMNQRRHSNADFFNDIFGGNNDRCLSPSPRKYEMKDPFAPPSMAEPFATSLPSRFSLLNKGIDLPASGSPQNKVKASNSLSYYATKHDHETKSNSVEDSNGSKISNNGDKLQRCSSLKGWVTCNSRLDNEFVSGDRTSANAKSFRIDSRNGDGERVRSIKEEDRSLSRPQLKTLELLLHEDQQGNDEMNRYDGTKDISKKSSKKLYEILDVENINMEANITVVKDEMTKILHEILDDENIKKPNTTKRVSSNNIEAITTRAKGSPRNSWDNGKSKVRGKVKEFIEIFNQDASPKPENEPNHLQMNENEVKIHMPTTEEKKPSSQVPIADHMSKGEAQMNNNGSLIDHVSNGFNTVIEDPAKSSEDNFSIEDLTPEEKIFPDFGIDPEEIKSIDAKIQQWSNGKQGNIRSLLSTLQYILWPNSGWKPVPLMDIIEGPAVKRSYQKALLCLHPDKLQQKGAASDQKYIAQIVFDVLQDAWAHFNSMGSL
- the LOC107938895 gene encoding J domain-containing protein required for chloroplast accumulation response 1 isoform X2 produces the protein MQRFSHKEQNGVALSSDIDFNDVFGGPPRRRSSMHETRRRFSENRDSSSSSSSSFGSSDEISFSASSKNPWLSGSSEKPVFGGEEGMNQRRHSNADFFNDIFGGNNDRCLSPSPRKYEMKDPFAPPSMAEPFATSLPSRFSLLNKGIDLPASGSPQNKVKASNSLSYYATKHDHETKSNSVEDSNGSKISNNGDKLQRCSSLKGWVTCNSRLDNEFVSGDRTSANAKSFRIDSRNGDGERVRSIKEEDRSLSRPQLKTLELLLHEDQQGNDEMNRYDGTKDISKKSSKKLYEILDVENINMEANITVVKDEMTKILHEILDDENIKKPNTTKRVSSNNIEAITTRAKGSPRNSWDNGKSKVRGKVKEFIEIFNQDASPKPENEPNHLQMNENEVKIHMPTTEEKKPSSQVPIADHMSKGEAQMNNNGSLIDHVSNGFNTVIEDPAKSSEDNFSIEDLTPEEKIFPDFGIDPEEIKQWSNGKQGNIRSLLSTLQYILWPNSGWKPVPLMDIIEGPAVKRSYQKALLCLHPDKLQQKGAASDQKYIAQIVFDVLQDAWAHFNSMGSL